CGGGTGGTGTTGGCCAGGCAAGGCGGGCGCGATGTGGCCATGGCCCTGAGCCTGGTCGGTGGCGACAGCTTGTTTGGTCGCTACTGGGGCTGCCTGGACGAATTCGATCGGCTGCATTTCGAAACCTGTTTCTACCAGGGCATGGACTTTGCCATTGCCGAAGGGCTGCAGCGCTTCGATGCCGGGGCACAGGGGGAGCACAAGCTGATTCGAGGGTTCGAGCCGGTGCTGACGCGGTCGTGGCATTACCTGCTGCATCCAGGGCTGCGGCGGGCAGTCGAGGATTTTCTGCGTCAGGAGCGGGAGGGGGTGATGGGGTATGCCGAGGAGGCGCGGGGGATGTTGCCATATCGCCGGGATTGAATGGTTTGTTTCCTGCCCGGGCCCTATCGCCGGCAAGCCGGCTCCCACAGGTACACCACAAGTGTCGATAACTGTGCAGAACCAGTGGGAGCCGGCTTGCCGGCGATAGGGCCTCAATCTACCCCAACGAACCCCCCGGTCTGGTGATGCCACAACCGGGCATACAACCCCTGCTGCTCCAGCAATTCACTGTGGCTGCCACTCTCGACAATATGCCCTTTGTCCAGCACCACCAGCCGGTCCATCCGGGCAATGGTCGAAAGCCGGTGGGCAATGGCGATCACCGTCTTCCCCTGCATCAAGGTCTCCAGGCTTTCCTGGATCGCCGCTTCCACTTCCGAGTCCAGCGCCGACGTCGCTTCGTCCATGATCAGGATCGGCGCGTTCTTCAACAGCACCCGGGCAATGGCGATGCGCTGGCGCTGGCCACCGGACAACTTCACCCCGCGTTCGCCGACATGGGCATCGAAGCCGGTGCGCCCCTGGGCATCGGAGAGCAGCGGGATGAAATCGTCGGCCCGCGCCCGGCGCACGGCCTCGCGTAGCGCCGCCTCGCTGGCATCGGGCCGGCCATACAGCAGGTTGTCGCGAATCGAGCGGTGCAGCAGCGAAGTGTCCTGGGTGATCATGCCGATCTGCGCGCGCAGGCTGGCCTGGCTGACGTCGGCGATGTTCTGCCCGTCGATCAGGATGCGCCCACCCTGTACGTCATAGAGCCGCAGCAGCAGGTTCACCAGGGTCGATTTGCCGGCGCCGGACGGGCCGATCAGGCCGATCTTTTCGCCCGGGCGGATATCCAGGCTCAGCCCCTCGATCACATTGCTGCCCTTGCCGTAATGAAAGTCCACATCGTCGAAGCGCACCGCGCCACGGCTGACCTTCAGCGGCGGGGCCTGGGGCTTGTCGGTGACGGTGACCGGCTGGGCAATGGTCTGCAGGCCGTCCTGGACCATGCCGATGTTCTCGAAGATGCCGTTGACCACCCACATGATCCAGCCGGACATGTTGACGATACGAATCACCAGCCCGGTGGCCAGGGCGATGGCGCCGACGGTGATCAGCGACTGGCTCCACAGCCACAGGGCAAGGCCGGTGGTGGCGACTACCAGCAGGCCGTTGAGGGAGGTGATGACCACATCCATGCTGGTGACGACGCGGGA
The Pseudomonas sp. KU43P genome window above contains:
- a CDS encoding ABC transporter ATP-binding protein — translated: MLYRRFEQLIDIFRDAPSESPPTRVWPFYLYYLRQVWPSFLALLVVGLFASLIEVAMFSYLSRIIDLAQGTPNANFFSEHSGELIWMLVVILVLRPIFFGLHDLLVHQTINPGMTSLIRWQNHTYVLKQSLNFFQSDFAGRIAQRIMQTGNSLRDSAVQAVDALWHVLIYAVTSLVLFAEADWRLMLPLLVWIGAYIASLFYFVPRVKERSVISSDARSKLMGRIVDGYTNIATLKLFAHTDYEQQYAREAIREQTEKTQLASRVVTSMDVVITSLNGLLVVATTGLALWLWSQSLITVGAIALATGLVIRIVNMSGWIMWVVNGIFENIGMVQDGLQTIAQPVTVTDKPQAPPLKVSRGAVRFDDVDFHYGKGSNVIEGLSLDIRPGEKIGLIGPSGAGKSTLVNLLLRLYDVQGGRILIDGQNIADVSQASLRAQIGMITQDTSLLHRSIRDNLLYGRPDASEAALREAVRRARADDFIPLLSDAQGRTGFDAHVGERGVKLSGGQRQRIAIARVLLKNAPILIMDEATSALDSEVEAAIQESLETLMQGKTVIAIAHRLSTIARMDRLVVLDKGHIVESGSHSELLEQQGLYARLWHHQTGGFVGVD